One Meriones unguiculatus strain TT.TT164.6M chromosome 5, Bangor_MerUng_6.1, whole genome shotgun sequence DNA segment encodes these proteins:
- the LOC110557832 gene encoding JNK1/MAPK8-associated membrane protein-like: MAMLPLVSHWICIEWYSKDGPSRGVFVQQISALLECSIAAVVTLLVSDPAGTLSIHACRVLMLSDWYTMLYKPSPDYITTLHCTQEAVYPLYTIVFVYYAFCLGFMMALRPLLVKTIQWRLRMPSQLGSIYTALYFFPVLTVLQAIAGGLLYYTFPYIVLVASLANLVVYLVFAKIESYSDLIRKDGLLVLLSHWFLHAYGVIALSRGKQLKQNLILLIFVPVPALFYLLTTKFTKPSRIISEGAKGH; this comes from the coding sequence ATGGCGATGCTTCCTCTCGTTTCCCATTGGATCTGCATTGAATGGTACTCAAAGGATGGTCCTTCCAGAGGTGTGTTTGTCCAGCAAATCTCTGCATTACTTGAATGCAGTATAGCAGCTGTGGTCACATTACTTGTGAGTGACCCCGCCGGCACCCTTTCCATCCACGCATGCCGGGTGCTGATGCTTTCAGATTGGTACACGATGCTCTACAAGCCAAGTCCAGATTATATCACCACCCTGCACTGCACTCAGGAAGCCGTGTACCCACTGTACACCATCGTGTTTGTTTATTACGCGTTCTGCTTAGGATTCATGATGGCGCTCCGCCCCCTACTGGTGAAGACGATTCAGTGGCGCCTACGCATGCCGAGCCAGTTGGGAAGCATTTACACCGCCCTCTACTTCTTCCCGGTTTTGACCGTGCTGCAAGCAATTGCAGGAGGCCTCTTATATTATACTTTCCCATATATTGTATTGGTGGCATCTTTGGCTAATCTGGTTGTGTACCTGGTTTTTGCCAAAATAGAGAGCTACAGCGATTTAATAAGAAAGGACGGACTGCTTGTCCTCCTCAGCCACTGGTTTCTTCACGCCTATGGCGTAATCGCTCTCTCCAGAGGGAAGCAACTTAAGCAAAATCTGatccttttaatttttgtacCTGTCCCAGCTCTTTTTTACTTGCTAACTACCAAATTTACCAAACCATCACGGATAATCTCAGAAGGAGCCAAAGGACATTGA